In Streptomyces sp. SLBN-118, the following are encoded in one genomic region:
- a CDS encoding transglycosylase family protein, producing MGATGRHRRYQPSRINRASLTVTAGGAGMALPLIGAGTTHAASVDPWEKVAACESTNNWKTNTGNGYYGGLQFTQSTWEAYGGRQYAPRADLASKDQQIAVAEKVLKGQGPRAWPACSSRAGLTRGGDAPAIAPARALQAHSERRTAPREATPTTVPTHREGYTVARGDSLSKIADSEDVVGGWHRLYAQNRTVIGSDPDLIFPGQKLVLHIEAPGKQKPTAQPKQQAPKRRAEPEQQRPKQQAEPGQRAPKPRAHPKQQAPKPKAQPKQHAPKQAHAAQPAHTSGFSAPVEAGIGTPYGKPGSSWASGHHTGVDFPVPTGTSVKAVASGRVVSAGWGGAYGYQVVIRHADGRYSQYAHLSALNVRSGQQVSGGQRIARSGSTGNASGPHLHFEVRTGPGYGSDIDPLAYLRSGGLRV from the coding sequence ATGGGCGCAACCGGTCGGCACCGCCGATACCAGCCGAGCCGTATCAACCGCGCTTCCCTCACGGTCACCGCGGGCGGTGCGGGCATGGCCCTTCCGCTCATCGGCGCGGGCACGACGCACGCGGCCTCCGTGGATCCCTGGGAGAAGGTCGCGGCCTGCGAGTCCACCAACAACTGGAAGACCAACACCGGCAACGGCTACTACGGCGGGCTGCAGTTCACCCAGTCCACCTGGGAGGCGTACGGCGGCAGGCAGTACGCCCCGCGCGCTGATCTGGCCAGCAAGGACCAGCAGATAGCCGTCGCAGAGAAGGTACTCAAGGGCCAGGGGCCGCGGGCCTGGCCCGCCTGCTCGTCCCGCGCCGGTCTCACCCGCGGCGGCGACGCCCCCGCGATCGCACCGGCCAGGGCCTTACAGGCACACAGCGAGCGCAGGACCGCACCCCGCGAGGCCACGCCGACCACCGTGCCCACACACCGCGAGGGCTACACCGTGGCCCGCGGCGACTCCCTCTCCAAGATCGCGGATTCCGAGGACGTCGTCGGCGGCTGGCACCGCCTGTACGCGCAGAACCGCACAGTCATCGGCAGCGACCCCGACCTGATCTTCCCCGGCCAGAAGCTCGTCCTCCACATCGAGGCGCCCGGCAAGCAGAAGCCGACGGCCCAGCCCAAGCAGCAGGCGCCGAAGCGGCGGGCCGAGCCGGAACAGCAGAGGCCGAAGCAACAGGCCGAGCCTGGGCAGCGGGCACCAAAGCCCAGGGCCCATCCGAAACAGCAGGCGCCCAAGCCCAAAGCTCAGCCGAAACAGCACGCACCCAAGCAGGCGCACGCCGCCCAGCCCGCCCACACGAGCGGATTCAGCGCCCCGGTGGAGGCGGGCATCGGCACGCCCTACGGCAAGCCGGGCTCCTCCTGGGCCAGCGGTCACCACACAGGCGTCGACTTCCCTGTCCCCACCGGCACCTCGGTGAAGGCGGTGGCCTCCGGCCGCGTCGTCTCGGCCGGCTGGGGCGGTGCGTACGGCTATCAGGTCGTCATCCGGCACGCGGACGGCAGGTACAGCCAGTACGCGCATCTGTCGGCGCTCAACGTGCGCTCGGGCCAGCAGGTCAGCGGCGGTCAGCGGATCGCGCGCTCCGGCTCGACCGGCAACGCCTCAGGGCCGCATCTCCATTTCGAAGTGCGTACAGGGCCCGGATACGGGTCCGACATCGATCCCCTCGCCTACCTCAGGTCGGGTGGCCTCAGGGTCTAA
- a CDS encoding ROK family transcriptional regulator: MAESNRRTVRDLRRGNRARVLQRLYFDGPLSRQELGPATALSSGSVSNVVAELVAEGVLEEAGVVDSDGGRPRTLLRVSPTSGLLIGIDIGETRVRVELFDLSLTELARTERLLAQHGYDVERIVAHVRTAIAAVLDDAGASAERLLGVGIGVPGIIEQDTAQGATGAIVHGQTIGWSAVPLEKLLRDAVELPPEVPVFIDNGARTLGQAEMWFGGGRGSREAAVALIGSGVGACVVHAATPDETARSSALEWGHTTVRIRGRRCRCGSLGCLEAYAGAEALRERWQEAGGPLPADADDETALAALLAAAFPGEEGPEPDPVALSLLDDTAEYLGAAVADLINLFRPERILIGGWAGLLIGPHLLPEVRRYAGEYALRYAADRTAIELGRLGPDAVTVGAATLPLADFLARGGSRPATVRRA, encoded by the coding sequence ATGGCGGAGAGCAACAGACGGACAGTGCGTGACCTGCGGCGGGGCAACCGCGCGCGGGTTCTGCAACGGTTGTATTTCGACGGCCCCCTGAGCCGCCAGGAGCTCGGACCGGCCACGGCTCTGAGTTCGGGCTCCGTCAGCAATGTCGTCGCGGAGCTCGTCGCCGAAGGAGTGCTCGAAGAGGCCGGGGTGGTCGACTCCGACGGCGGCCGCCCGCGCACCCTGCTCCGCGTCAGCCCCACCAGCGGCCTGCTGATCGGCATCGACATCGGCGAAACCCGCGTACGCGTCGAACTCTTCGACCTCTCGCTCACCGAACTCGCCCGCACCGAACGCCTGTTGGCTCAGCACGGCTACGACGTCGAGCGCATCGTCGCCCATGTCCGTACCGCCATTGCCGCAGTCCTGGACGACGCGGGCGCGAGTGCCGAGAGGCTGCTCGGCGTCGGGATCGGCGTCCCCGGCATCATCGAGCAGGACACCGCTCAAGGAGCGACCGGCGCGATCGTGCACGGCCAGACCATCGGCTGGAGCGCCGTGCCGCTCGAAAAACTGCTCCGGGACGCTGTCGAACTGCCCCCGGAAGTCCCGGTGTTCATCGACAACGGTGCCAGGACTCTGGGCCAGGCCGAGATGTGGTTCGGCGGCGGGCGCGGCTCCCGCGAGGCGGCCGTCGCCCTCATAGGCTCAGGCGTCGGCGCCTGTGTCGTCCATGCCGCCACCCCCGACGAGACCGCCCGCAGCAGCGCCCTCGAATGGGGCCACACGACCGTACGGATCCGGGGGCGGCGCTGCCGCTGCGGCTCGCTGGGCTGCCTGGAGGCGTACGCGGGGGCCGAAGCGCTGCGCGAACGGTGGCAGGAGGCCGGCGGACCCCTCCCTGCCGACGCCGACGACGAAACCGCGCTCGCCGCCCTGCTGGCCGCGGCGTTCCCCGGCGAGGAGGGACCCGAGCCCGACCCGGTGGCGCTCTCCCTCCTCGACGACACCGCCGAGTACCTCGGCGCTGCCGTGGCCGACCTGATCAATCTCTTCCGGCCCGAACGGATCCTGATCGGCGGCTGGGCGGGACTGCTCATCGGACCGCATCTGCTTCCCGAAGTGCGCCGGTACGCAGGCGAGTACGCCCTGCGGTACGCCGCCGACCGGACCGCCATCGAGCTGGGGCGGCTCGGCCCGGACGCGGTCACCGTCGGCGCGGCGACGCTTCCGCTGGCCGACTTCCTGGCGCGCGGCGGCAGCCGGCCGGCCACAGTGCGCCGGGCCTGA
- a CDS encoding ABC transporter substrate-binding protein encodes MRAFRAAATLAVVTALAAATGCGGGTSTDSAGSNDSPKTLTYWASNQGPSIEADKKILTPELEKFEKQTGIKVKLEVIPWSDLLNRILAATTSGQGPDVLNIGNTWSASLQATGALLPWDRKNFDAIGGRDRFVDSAVASAGAEGKDPAAVPLYSLAYALYYNKKVFAEAGISQPPATWDQMVADGRKISKNGTWALGAEGGNLANNIHQVFVLGKQHGADFFDSSAKPTFTSDGAVAAVKQYVDFMAKDKIVAPGNAEYAQNQSLQDFARGKTAMVLWQAAASTFAAQGMKPADWGVAPVPVAAGAPGTGRNTNSMVAGINMAVFKNTKNIDGAKKFVKFMTSDAEQKLLNTTYGSIPPVKAAQQDPAFSAPDLKVLRDTLATSAAPLPQVPSESQFETTVGTAVKDLWADAAAGRPVTTKSVKARLAKAEQLMQQ; translated from the coding sequence ATGCGCGCGTTCAGAGCCGCGGCAACCCTCGCCGTCGTCACCGCACTCGCAGCCGCCACCGGCTGCGGCGGTGGCACCTCGACCGACTCGGCCGGCAGCAACGATTCGCCCAAGACGCTCACCTACTGGGCCTCCAATCAGGGCCCCAGCATCGAGGCCGACAAAAAGATCCTCACACCCGAGCTGGAGAAGTTCGAGAAGCAGACCGGCATCAAGGTCAAGCTCGAAGTGATCCCCTGGTCCGACCTGCTCAACCGGATCCTCGCCGCCACCACCTCCGGCCAGGGCCCCGACGTGCTCAACATCGGCAACACCTGGTCGGCTTCCCTCCAGGCGACGGGCGCGCTGCTGCCCTGGGACCGGAAGAACTTCGACGCGATCGGCGGACGGGACCGCTTCGTCGATTCGGCGGTCGCATCGGCCGGGGCCGAGGGCAAGGACCCGGCGGCCGTGCCCCTGTACTCCCTCGCGTACGCGCTCTACTACAACAAGAAGGTGTTCGCCGAGGCCGGGATCTCGCAGCCGCCGGCCACCTGGGACCAGATGGTCGCGGACGGCAGGAAGATCTCGAAGAACGGCACATGGGCGCTGGGCGCCGAAGGCGGAAACCTCGCCAACAACATCCATCAGGTCTTCGTCCTCGGAAAGCAGCACGGCGCGGACTTCTTCGACTCCTCGGCCAAGCCCACCTTCACCTCGGACGGCGCGGTCGCAGCCGTGAAGCAGTACGTCGACTTCATGGCCAAGGACAAGATCGTCGCCCCGGGCAACGCCGAGTACGCGCAGAACCAGTCGCTCCAGGACTTCGCCCGCGGCAAGACAGCCATGGTGCTGTGGCAGGCGGCCGCATCGACCTTCGCCGCGCAGGGCATGAAGCCCGCCGACTGGGGAGTCGCCCCCGTCCCCGTCGCCGCGGGTGCTCCCGGCACCGGCCGGAACACCAACTCCATGGTCGCCGGCATCAATATGGCCGTCTTCAAGAACACCAAGAACATCGACGGCGCGAAGAAGTTCGTGAAGTTCATGACGAGCGACGCCGAGCAGAAGCTGCTCAACACGACGTACGGATCGATCCCGCCCGTCAAGGCCGCGCAGCAGGACCCGGCGTTCTCGGCCCCCGACCTGAAGGTGCTGCGCGACACCCTGGCGACCAGCGCCGCGCCGCTGCCGCAGGTGCCCTCCGAGTCGCAGTTCGAGACGACCGTCGGCACGGCCGTCAAGGACCTGTGGGCCGATGCCGCGGCCGGACGGCCGGTGACGACCAAGTCCGTCAAAGCGCGCCTGGCCAAGGCCGAGCAGCTGATGCAGCAGTGA